tacGCGAATATGAGTTtcgttttgccattttggtccgtccgcgaataggagtcccggttcattatttctataaatggtaaaaggtCCCACATTTTACCAATTCATTCCACttacatatcatttaaaactaatatatacaagtggggtccatattccactaactttctttcactcacttttcttaacatttcttaaaactcgtgccgaaaataaatgggactcctattcgtggacggagggagtataatacaAGTATGTGAAAATCAATAAAGGGTGTGGATCCGCACAACATTCCTTAGCTGTGCATTTTgccaaaatatcattttttttaacaaagaGGGCTTTTCTGGTAAAATATCctctttttcaacaaaaaactAAATGTTCTTACTCGCTGgtgaattatactcccttcattccatagtaatggtaacatttcttttttacatgcgatttaagaaaaattgtattaagGGAGTTaagtaattgaaaaataaagtaggaaatgaaaaaagtagagagatgaagataaaaataaagtaagaaagagtaaagtaagtaaaagaaaaagtgttagacttttaagaaaaataattgattccTCTAATatagaacgtaccaaaatgataaaatgacacTACTGCTATATGAGGGGAGTAGTATTTACTGAAgatccttttttttaaaaccaagattttagtaattaaattttgtcgTCAATAACTAATAGTACTACACAAAAACATACTAGTATCAAGAATGCCAGAAACTAATATACAGAATAATATCAAAGTCAAACTTGATTTAGCTATAAATACATCCAAGTAGATTTTCACTGCATCAATCTTCAAACAATCAAAACCAAACTATTTTGATTAGCCCAGCCTTACTACCCATGACCTACCAAAATCCAACTCAATGcgaaatagtaatatttatcaagaatGAGCAGcctaatcaaaatttgaggTATAAATTGCGATGTGAAAAAGGCTAGCAATGCGCAAATGAATATTGATagcaattgaattaattttgcaaCCTCTGAAACACAAGTAAAATGTGTAACCGaacttaagaaaaattaatgctATTTATAacgcaaacaaagtctaataGCCTCACAGTATCATGTTCAAGGGCGTACAATAACTCGTAAGCTCGAAACAAAAAACAGCACACAACAGCAACGGCTTATAACCATTTGTGTTCGTTATGCCTATAACATATCAGCAGCAAAAACTTTTCAACGCTTGCCGCCGCCACCTCCAATCTTTGGGCCCTTGGGTGCTGCTCCCTTGGGTACGTTGGCCTTTCCGGAAGTCTTTTGCTTGGACATAACTTCAGCCTTCTTTGCCTTCTTCTCATCTTTggttttcttgattctttcctTAATTTCACTGATATACCAAACAGGCTTAATCATTAACCAAAAACATCAACCTATTCACAATAGGGTAAGTAGAGTGATATTTTGGCATTCGGGTTTAAATTTACAGAATTCCATTGAATCTCATACCGTAGAGCAGCTTCACGTGCAGCATCACGGACCTCAGGTTTCTCAGCTCGTTTTTTCTGAATGACCTCTAAGGTGGCACCAACAATAGACCTTGAGTAGGGCTTCTTGTTGGTACGACGCCTCTTCTTCACAGCTTCAGCAGCAGCATCCTAAGCCAATgacaaaaacaatataaaatcaataaaaactgtcaaataaaattttgttgaatgATAGATAGTATATCAATAATGTAATTCACCTTTTTATGTTGTT
The genomic region above belongs to Salvia hispanica cultivar TCC Black 2014 chromosome 3, UniMelb_Shisp_WGS_1.0, whole genome shotgun sequence and contains:
- the LOC125211121 gene encoding 60S ribosomal protein L24-like, which produces MVLKTELCRFSGAKIYPGRGIRFIRSDSQVFLFVNSKCKRYFHNRLRPAKLSWTAMYRKQHKKDAAAEAVKKRRRTNKKPYSRSIVGATLEVIQKKRAEKPEVRDAAREAALREIKERIKKTKDEKKAKKAEVMSKQKTSGKANVPKGAAPKGPKIGGGGGKR